One window from the genome of Luteolibacter rhizosphaerae encodes:
- a CDS encoding PDZ domain-containing protein yields the protein MKLTTLLLFSLTGFATAEEARPQNAAAAPVAPEVAVPKSMPWLGFTVGRLDDAIRAQVPALPPGIGFMITSVESGSPAEKAGVKPYDILWKLGDQWIANEAQLFTLLRLRKEGDETKLAIFRSGQSLDLPVILGRVPEDQLRAKLDAGELSDVPMKVLNPAASTAEIEAKDGKAILTIVGSVKEVQVVSSDGAAIYRGPLRDEKGVILVPEPWKIRVVTLERTLASRSGTPLPSRPPRARLTTVDPVEVKK from the coding sequence ATGAAGCTCACTACCCTGCTGCTGTTCTCCCTCACCGGTTTCGCCACCGCCGAGGAAGCGCGTCCGCAGAATGCCGCCGCGGCTCCGGTTGCTCCGGAGGTGGCGGTGCCCAAGTCCATGCCTTGGCTGGGCTTCACGGTGGGGCGTCTGGACGATGCCATCCGCGCGCAAGTGCCGGCGCTGCCGCCGGGAATCGGCTTCATGATCACCTCGGTGGAGTCCGGTAGCCCGGCGGAGAAGGCTGGAGTGAAGCCCTACGACATTCTCTGGAAGCTGGGTGACCAGTGGATCGCGAACGAGGCCCAGCTCTTCACGCTGCTGCGGCTGCGCAAGGAGGGGGACGAAACCAAGCTCGCGATTTTCCGCTCCGGCCAGTCGCTTGATCTACCGGTTATCTTGGGCCGGGTTCCCGAAGATCAGCTCCGCGCCAAGCTGGATGCCGGGGAACTCTCCGATGTGCCGATGAAGGTGCTGAATCCCGCGGCCAGCACCGCCGAGATCGAGGCCAAGGATGGCAAGGCGATCCTGACGATCGTGGGCTCCGTGAAGGAGGTGCAGGTGGTTTCATCCGATGGTGCCGCGATCTACCGCGGGCCCCTGCGGGATGAGAAGGGTGTCATCTTGGTGCCTGAGCCTTGGAAGATCCGCGTGGTCACTTTGGAGCGCACTTTAGCCAGCCGCTCTGGCACCCCGCTGCCTTCCCGCCCGCCCCGCGCGCGCCTGACGACGGTGGATCCGGTCGAGGTGAAGAAGTGA